From Mangifera indica cultivar Alphonso unplaced genomic scaffold, CATAS_Mindica_2.1 Un_0091, whole genome shotgun sequence:
taattagattttcaaataatatattatcatataataattttaatttaaaattacacatataataacatattatctgtgtaAGTACTAAAACTTTATGACAGAATAATTTTTGCAAGTTTGCCAATGGGTTTCTAAGTTTCTTACTTAATCCAACATAATTTGACACCATAATCATAATTATGCCATTACTATCTTCTAAACTTGTATCGTTGTTGAAGAAAATTACAACctccaaaaccaaaaccaaaaagtATTAATAAAAGGCAACCAGCCCACTTCTTAAAAATTGCATTGGTAATTGTCTCAAGTGCAGGAGATTTTCAATGCTACAGCAAAAGTCAGCCTTCCCATTCCTCAAAACCCCGCATCTATACACAATACACACATTCCCCAAAACACCCAAAACGACATCGCCTTCCACTTCTTATTAACATTATCACTTTCACATCTATTCTTTTTAACACTTGAACAAAGTGTGAACTTTCTTAACTTCCTTTTCTGTCACTTCGTCTACATACATTTAACTTTTCTTCGCATGGGTTGTCAAGTCTGTTCAAGACAAAAACAAACACCATGTGTAGTAATAGTAAAGTTAAAACGTTGTATATTTTCTTTCACATCCATTCGAATCAGTGCTGCTTTGATGATGAACCATAGTTTCCCATGGCAGGTGACCAGAAATCTGCTCCGTTGCTGTTTGCCGCGTGTACGGTGGATGCCACTGGTACCAGGCATAGCCCCCTGCTTTTCAGGTCCGTCCTCAATTCTTCATCTCCTCCGTTTTGTCCGCCGtcctatatacatatatatatacacatcaATTGAGAGAGTCAAAGACAGTAGGAAAAGTGGGAACTAAAAACATTTCTACACAGTTGACTGTTGACCCATAAAGTCACTATTGCCACCGTCAAATTTTCAATCTATTGGATCAAAAGAGGGACCCATTATGGCCCTGCTTTCACATATGCAGGTGAAATTATACGTGGAACCTTAGCCGTCCACTACAAATTGAAACTTGAAATAGGCAATTTGGCATGACCTGGTAGAGATGCTACTGTTGATGCATGTGGACCATTATGCATAAAATGGAAgcagtaaaaaacaaaaaagaaaagatgtttCGCGTTTCTGGGAAAATCTTCATCCGATCATCGGTGGTTGGTACTTACAGGTAGGTGGTGCTGCAGGTACGGCGAGCAAAGAACCTGAACCTGATCGTGCAGGAATCTGATATAACCCATCGCTTCATGCAGCACTGACGCTGTATCCGTCTGCATGTAATACCATTTCAAACAACATTGAATCGATCAAATTTGTTCCATGCAATTAAATAGAAAGAAATTCTACCTTGCCGAAAGGTGAAACAAGCTGCTGCAATGCTGCGATTCGTTCTCCTAGCTTCTCTTTCCTCACCTGTTATtccaaaagaaattcaaaactgAGTACATAggatatatatttgtgtatttatgAGACATATTTAAGAATTAAGACCTTTGCATGGCCACTAGATGAAGGGGAGTTTTCTGCTTTTGTCTTTTTACTGGTTTTCTGAGTGATCGCTGGTGTTCCGGTTATGGTGCTTGAGCATTGAACTGCTTCTTTGCCAGACCCATTTCGTTTTCTctgagaaaataacaaaaatgaacTATAAAATAATCCAAAATGTAAACTTTATGAAGCTACACCTTCCAGACACCTACATTAGATTTGGAATATTTAGTGTTGGCACTGCTGTTATTCCCggaagaagcagaagaagaatcatTACAAGTGACATCAGATTTTTGAGGAGTGGTTCTAGTAATACTCTCACCACCATACAACATGATTTCACCCTTTTCATTATCTCCATAGTTACCAAAACAAAGCATTTTAGGAGGCTTTTCATGAGAAGAAAAAGGCAAGGAAGACGAAAAACAAGAATAGTTAGTAAAAGTGTGTTCCATATCGagacccaaaacgacatcatccGAGAATAACAACTGAGAGAAACTGGTAGTGGTGCCTTGGTCCCTGTCAAATCCGCCATTATCGGCCATTACAGAACAAACCCAGATGCAGAAAAGCTAAGCGGAGTCAGGGTTTGTTAggttttaattaagaaatagaGTGTGACCGTGGGGAGAGAGAAATGAGAGGCGTTGTGTACAGAGAGTACATGTGTGTTGTTATGACTTAAGAGCAGCAGCCGTTACAATAGAGGAAGTGTTACGGTTTTCTCTAGGTTTAGGCTTTGGGTTTCGGCTTATTTCAGTCAAACCCACCTAGCCCGAGAAAACCGTGGTTTCGCTCTCCAAAGCATTGTTGCTTCCTTATAACCGGTTTTTGGCCCTCAGTTCAGTTACCCACCGCCGATTCactcacctttttttttttttttttttaaagtcatatttttttaaattaaatcaatatattaaatatatcaaattttaagtataataatTAGCCTCCTGATTATTATACTTaagtgagatttttaaaaaaattaaattaattatattgaatagattaaatttttaatataataattaattttataattattatatcaaatatattaaatatttaattttaaaatattattaaatgattcaaacttatttttttatacaaaaaataaattttcattactcCCCAAACAATTTCTTAAGGACATTTTATGGGGCTTTTATAAGTCTTGGGTTGGGGCAATTTATATTTTCTGTAAACTTAAtacttttattcatttatagGAACCTTTATTATTACCACGTTAAAATATAGATATATCCAATCAAAAGTATAAATTGTATCAgtgagttaaaaattaaatttcttaaatgttaattatatttttcagaactattaaaaagaaaattgcagAAAAGGCTATTAAATTTTCTCCAGTTTCACACAGCGGAGTGACTGCGTGTTCAGGTCGGAACCACTACTCACGTGCGTGAGACAAGTCTAAGTGGAGGAGGCTTCGGTGATTTCGGAGATGTAGGTTGCTAGGAATTGTTTGTGCACGTGTATGACTGTTACCAGGAAAATCATACAGGATGTGAACGAGCTCTGAGGCCCTGATGATGACGTATACATAGTGCCCGAATGACCATTTCCATCGAACTTCGCTAAGGATAATAGCTAGGTAAAAGATTTAATTtcggccaaatgactatttcccacccaaggtttgatgttttctcaaaagtcctccttttaactatggaaacaccaaatacccacctatgaccgattagatttaaccaaaccctaacggtggtaggggtaaaatcgttatttttgctataatattaaaaataaactaaaatagaatctaattttgccctcctaaactttaaaaactaaaattttcccccagcctaagttttaaaaaatggcagtttcaccctagggtttggttttgaaatctccgacgaccattccggctccattgtcgacggcctctccctctcgaagcagcctctccttccgacgaatgctttcctcctatttggaggctcgatcggcgtcgaaaacgccttgggagacgaagaacttcgtctggggagaccaagtttttcgtctcccaaggcgtttTCGACttcgatcgagcctccaaatgggaggaaagcattcgccggaaggagaggctgcttcgggagggagaggccttCGACAATGGAGTCAGAatggtcgtcggagatttcaaaaccaaacccttgggtgaaactgtcattttttaaaacttaggctaagggaaaatttttagtttttaaagtttaggggggcaaaaagagataaaatttttaggcgttagggtttagttaaatctaaccggccatgggtgagtatttgattttccatagttaaaggagagacttttgagaaaacatcaaaccttgggtgggaaatagtcatttggcctttaatttCCTCCCAAACCATTTATTTAACCTTCCTATCCATGTTAGTACAATCAACGttgcaagaaaacaaaaaagaaatgaataggtaaattttacaatttttacacCAATCAAGTAAGAAGAGAAGACCGGAAGAACATTGAGAGTTTTAAGTTGCTTCGGtggaatatttgaatttttaatatttcactgATATTAACAataagaaaagaagatgaaaattacTCTACTATAAACAATGA
This genomic window contains:
- the LOC123207650 gene encoding transcription factor bHLH113-like, which encodes MADNGGFDRDQGTTTSFSQLLFSDDVVLGLDMEHTFTNYSCFSSSLPFSSHEKPPKMLCFGNYGDNEKGEIMLYGGESITRTTPQKSDVTCNDSSSASSGNNSSANTKYSKSNRKRNGSGKEAVQCSSTITGTPAITQKTSKKTKAENSPSSSGHAKVRKEKLGERIAALQQLVSPFGKTDTASVLHEAMGYIRFLHDQVQVLCSPYLQHHLPDGGQNGGDEELRTDLKSRGLCLVPVASTVHAANSNGADFWSPAMGNYGSSSKQH